Proteins encoded in a region of the Dreissena polymorpha isolate Duluth1 chromosome 6, UMN_Dpol_1.0, whole genome shotgun sequence genome:
- the LOC127835584 gene encoding vitellogenin-A2-like, whose protein sequence is MTNKDWNDSTNEPSSIAENVASSSSPFPAMSTKGQNVRNNDDEEEAGFQPTSSNSAEMDSSKGTSCFENRQKGQGDDGSSSRNEPSSSAENNSSSSSSGSKMSTKGQSAERCIDDIVNECHTQCAEDYVSDDRDMKNCSRRCDDIVNECYTQCAEDYVSNDRDMKNCSRRCDDIVNECYTQCA, encoded by the exons atgacga ATAAAGATTGGAATGATTCTACaaatgagccatccagtattgCTGAAAACGTCGCCTCTTCAAGCTCTCCTTTTCCCGCAATGAGCACCAAAGGCCAAAACGTCAGAA ataatgatgatgaagaagaagctGGCTTTCAACCTACCAGTTCTAACAGTGCGGAAATGGACTCATCTAAAGGCACATCTTGTTTCGAGAACAGACAGAAAGGGCAAG GTGATGATGGGAGTAGTTCTAGAAATGAGCCATCCAGTAGTGCTGAAAACAACTCCTCTTCAAGCTCTTCTGGTTCCAAAATGAGCACCAAAGGCCAAAGTGCAGAG AGATGCATTGATGATATAGTCAACGAATGTCATACTCAGTGTGCTGAAGACTATGTCAGTGATGATAGAGATATGAAGAATTGCAGTAGGCGCTGTGATGATATAGTCAACGAATGTTATACTCAGTGTGCTGAAGACTATGTCAGTAATGATAGAGATATGAAGAATTGCAGTAGGCGCTGTGATGATATAGTGAACGAATGTTATACTCAGTGTGCTTAA